The Candidatus Binataceae bacterium genome includes the window ATCGCAATTCAAGAGCAGGCCCGGTGACGAAATAGCAGCCTCCGCCAGCTATCTGATTGAACGACTCGGGCGGCCCGAAGTGCAGATCTTCGACGTGCGTAGCGATGAGGAGTATTTCGGTGAACGGGTGCGCGCGCAGCGGGGCGGCGCGATTCCCGGCGCCGTGCATCGCGATTGGACCGCGAGTAACACTGCGCAAGGATATGTGAAGCCGGCCCGTGAGCTTCGCGCGGAGTTCGCGGCGTTGGGTTTGCGGCCCGACGCGGAGATCATTCCGTATTGCCAGGGCGGCTATCGCGCAGCACACGCCTACGTCGCCCTCAAACAGGCCGGCTATCCGCGGGTACGTAACTACTGGGGCTCGTGGGCGGAATGGGGTAATCGCGAAGACGTTCCTATCGAGCATCCGGTGCGCCGGAAATAATGCCGTCGATCTTTCTCCTGACCGGGTTTCAGCCATTCCGCGGCGAGCGGATCAACCCTTCCTGGGAAGTCGCCCGGCGGCTCGATACCGAAGTGATCGGCGGGATGCGAATCAAGTCGGTGAAGGTTCCGGTCGGATGCGCCACCGCAGTGCGCCGCATCAATGCCGCCATCGTCCGCTACCGACCCCGCGCGATTTTGGGTCTGGGCGAGGCGGGCGGCCGGACCGCGATCTCGGTGGAAAAAATCGCCATCAACCTCGCCGATGAGCGCGCCGGCGTGGCCAATTCCGATATCGGCGCGACTGTCAGGCCGGTGATCGGAGGCGGGCCGCAGGCGTACTTCACGCGTCTTCCGGTCGGCGGAATTCTGCGCGAGCTGCGCAAACGCGAAATTCCTGTGCACGTGTCGCTCAGCGCCGGTGCGTATGCCTGCAATGCTCTGATGTACGCGAGCCTGCACCTGATGCGCCGCCGGCAGGGGGTGCCGGTCGGATTCATCCATCTGCCTTACGACGCGCGCCAGGGCGTGCGCCATCCTGAGAAAGCGAGCATGGCCATCGACACGATGGAGCTGGCGATTCGCAGCACCATCGCGACCATTGCGCGCGCGGCGTAATCATTGCTGGCCACTCTGGAAGCTGACTTGGACGCGGTCTCTTTCGGGTCGCTCAAGATGGCGGAGGTTGACCCTCCGCAATTCTGGTGAGTTCGGGCGCGAGCTCGGCGATTGCTACCCGGCGCTGACTGATGCGAGCCTCTTCCTCGTCGCCCAGCTCCGCGACGTAACAACCGCGCACTGGCAAATAAAGCACGCTGCGGTAGGGGAACCCCGGCCGAACCCGCGGCCACGCGCACTCTGCGATCACCCCTTCCACCGCGGCTTGCGTGACCCATTCGCGGGGCACACCCGCGACCTGGTAAATCAGCGCTACCGCCGCGCACAGTCGTGCGCTTCGCCGCGATGGTTCGACCCGCTGCATGCGGCGTATCACCTCGGCGACCAAGGCTGCATCGGATGTCTCGGCACCGCCAATCCAGCGATGCGATTTCACACCGGGCTCACCGCCGAGCGCATCGATCTCCAATCCACCGTCGTCAGCGAGGGTCGGAATACGCGCGCGCGCAAAATAGAAGCGCGCCTTCTTGAGCGCATTTTCCTTGAAGGTCGCGCCGTCTTCCTCCGGATGGTCGTTGATTGCCGCGTCGGCCAGTGAAATCGCCTCGAGAGGGAACTCGCGCAGCAGAAGGCGGTACTCGGCGAGCTTGGCGGGGTTACTGGTCGCAATCAGGAGCCGCTTCATGAGTTCCCCGGCTCTCGGCGCGGCGGTCGATAGTTCGTCTTGAGCGTCGCGCGCTCGCGATGCTCCTCCAGCGCCAATTCGATCAGCCGGTCGATCAGTTTGGGCAGCGGCAGGCCCGATGCCTCCCACAGCTTCGGATACATGCTGATCGAGGTAAAGCCGGGAATGGTGTTGACCTCGTTGACGTAGATCTTCCTGAGATCGCGGCTGGCTAGAAAATCCACCCGCGCCATGCCGCGCAAGGAGAGCGCTTTGAAGGCGCGTGCGGCCATCGTGCTGATCTTCTTCGCGATCGGTTTGGGCAGTGCGGCTGGAATCCTGGTCTCGGAACCGTTTGGGTCCAGGTACTTCGACTCGTAGCTGTAAAAGTCATGCTTGCCCTTGACGATAACTTCGCCGGGCAGGGTCGCCTCGGGACGGTCGTTGCCCAGCACCGCGACCTCGAATTCGCGGCCTACGCAGGACGCTTCGATCAGAGCCTTGCGATCGTATTGGAAGGCATCTTTCAATGCGGCATCGAGCTCGGCTGCGCGTTTCACCTTGCTGACCCCGATCGACGAGCCAATCGCATTCGGCTTCACGAACACCGGGTACCCGAGTTCGCGGGCCAGGCTGCGCGCCAGGGTCGGGTGCTCCTGCCAATCGCGCCGCTCAAGCGCGTGGTAGTCGACCACCGGCACTCGGGCAGCGCGCAGCAGCCGCTTCTGCACGTCCTTGTCCATCCCGACTGCGGAGGCGAGCACCCCAGCGCCCACGTAAGGAATGCCGGCCAGCTCCAGCAAACCCTGCACGGTGCCGTCTTCGCCGTAGGTTCCATGCAACACCGGAAAGAACACGTCGATCGGACCAGCCGCTACTCCACCGGTTCGCGCAATCACGCCAAGATTTCCGCCTGCGGAACTCGGGGCGATTACCAGCGATCGATTGTCGGGATGTGGCAGGAGGGTAACCGGCGTGTCCCCGGCGGACAGCGCCCGCAGATTGGGGCTCGCATCGGCGAGCACCCTGAGCGCATCGTTCTCCAGGTACCACTGCCCGTCGTGATCGATTCCTATCGGCACGATCTCGTACTTGTCGCGGTCCATCGCCGACATGATGGTCAGCGCCGAGCGCAAGGAAATCTCGTGCTCGCTCGAGCGGCCCCCGAATAGCACCACTACGCGGCATTTGCCGGTTTCATCCATCTGCACAACGGATTCTTGCACGACTGGGGGGGAGGTTTAAGCCAGCCGGCGCGAGGAATTTTGCCGGTGAGCTAAAACGGCACCGGCCGCTCTCACGCAAGCGCTCGATGAGGTGAAATGCCTGGCGAGAAAGCGCCGGGCTATTGCCGGTAGTTAGGAGCCTCCTTGGTGATGAACACGTCGTGGACGTGGCTTTCGCGATTGCCGGCGTCGGTTACGCGAATGAACCGCGCGCGACGGCGCAGTTCGGCGAGGTTCGCCGCGCCGGTATAGCCCA containing:
- a CDS encoding rhodanese-like domain-containing protein translates to MAQAKLLVDGRWFRAHRRDRNVMFVDSRSADDYWKGHLKGARHFDPFPFHYTNTDERGTREFRMQLELIFSAIGITGRETVVFYENDSGMRAARGAWLLEWMGHRRARMLDGGLGAVAGEALTKLAPTIKPSQFKSRPGDEIAASASYLIERLGRPEVQIFDVRSDEEYFGERVRAQRGGAIPGAVHRDWTASNTAQGYVKPARELRAEFAALGLRPDAEIIPYCQGGYRAAHAYVALKQAGYPRVRNYWGSWAEWGNREDVPIEHPVRRK
- a CDS encoding non-canonical purine NTP pyrophosphatase, with amino-acid sequence MKRLLIATSNPAKLAEYRLLLREFPLEAISLADAAINDHPEEDGATFKENALKKARFYFARARIPTLADDGGLEIDALGGEPGVKSHRWIGGAETSDAALVAEVIRRMQRVEPSRRSARLCAAVALIYQVAGVPREWVTQAAVEGVIAECAWPRVRPGFPYRSVLYLPVRGCYVAELGDEEEARISQRRVAIAELAPELTRIAEGQPPPS
- a CDS encoding D-alanine--D-alanine ligase family protein encodes the protein MDETGKCRVVVLFGGRSSEHEISLRSALTIMSAMDRDKYEIVPIGIDHDGQWYLENDALRVLADASPNLRALSAGDTPVTLLPHPDNRSLVIAPSSAGGNLGVIARTGGVAAGPIDVFFPVLHGTYGEDGTVQGLLELAGIPYVGAGVLASAVGMDKDVQKRLLRAARVPVVDYHALERRDWQEHPTLARSLARELGYPVFVKPNAIGSSIGVSKVKRAAELDAALKDAFQYDRKALIEASCVGREFEVAVLGNDRPEATLPGEVIVKGKHDFYSYESKYLDPNGSETRIPAALPKPIAKKISTMAARAFKALSLRGMARVDFLASRDLRKIYVNEVNTIPGFTSISMYPKLWEASGLPLPKLIDRLIELALEEHRERATLKTNYRPPRREPGNS